In the Petrotoga sp. 9PWA.NaAc.5.4 genome, one interval contains:
- the glgP gene encoding alpha-glucan family phosphorylase, whose protein sequence is MNFISKITVVPKLPENISGLKELSENMWWTWNYDAQNLFEKIDENLWNSTKRNPVLFLKKVEQKNLNKAANDPEFYDLYLKVMEKFHNYMNENENNWFRKTHSKFNYGEIAYFCMEYGIHESFPMYSGGLGILAGDHIKSASDLGIPLIAVGLLYRKGYFQQKINAEGWQESIYFDYDFSDFPIFPAKNDKGEEIYVDLNLLGRKVYAKVWEMNVGRVKLYLLDTDLKQNDPEDREITSTLYGGDLEMRIKQEILIGIGGVRAIRKLGYSPSVWHMNEGHAAFLGLEKIRELVQEQSLTFKEAIESVKAGSVFTTHTPVPAGNDVFPISLIDKYFGDFWPELKAARQEFIELGLEKRENGEELFSMTILALKLSGRANGVSKLHGIVSRKLWNHVWPGIEWLEVPINYVTNGVHINTWLNPLLQDFLKKYLGENWMSYIDDPELWNKISEIPDNELWNMHLKLKKQLIDFIHRSIKEQRMRHGETVEQLQEVENIGDEKALTIGFARRFATYKRADLIFKDVERLKKILNDPNKPVQIIFAGKAHPADKSGQEIIKKIYEYSRKPEFHNKIIILENYDIEMARYLVSGVDIWLNNPRRPHEASGTSGQKSGMNGAINFSVLDGWWVEGYNAKNGWAIGDNRDYEDHELQDRIDSVSIYNQLEKQIIPLYYKKDHVDFSKEWVEKMKESIKSVTSFFNTSRMLKEYTQKFYMPALEQYKKFSSENFKIAKEFARWVKLLKENWNSIKIHVIYGNDLSGILNAEEEISMRAEIYLPGIGPDSILPEIVVAKLDNGKTVEIKTYDMKLEKEIQKDTYLYTGKFIIEDRGEYGINVRVSPNHPFMPHKNYLMGMVKYPE, encoded by the coding sequence GTGAATTTTATAAGCAAAATTACGGTTGTTCCTAAATTGCCAGAAAACATATCAGGATTAAAGGAACTTTCTGAGAATATGTGGTGGACGTGGAATTATGATGCTCAAAATTTATTTGAAAAAATTGATGAAAACCTTTGGAACTCCACAAAAAGAAATCCTGTTTTATTCTTAAAAAAAGTTGAGCAGAAGAATTTAAATAAAGCTGCAAATGATCCTGAATTCTATGATTTATATTTAAAAGTTATGGAAAAATTTCATAATTATATGAATGAAAATGAAAATAATTGGTTTAGAAAGACTCACAGTAAATTTAATTATGGAGAAATTGCATACTTTTGTATGGAATATGGAATACATGAATCTTTTCCTATGTATTCAGGAGGACTTGGAATATTAGCAGGAGACCACATTAAAAGCGCAAGTGATTTAGGAATTCCTTTAATAGCGGTGGGATTGTTGTATAGAAAAGGGTATTTTCAACAAAAAATAAATGCAGAAGGTTGGCAAGAAAGTATTTATTTTGATTACGATTTTTCCGATTTTCCAATTTTTCCAGCCAAAAATGACAAAGGCGAAGAAATTTATGTCGATCTTAATTTATTAGGAAGAAAAGTATATGCAAAAGTTTGGGAAATGAATGTTGGAAGGGTAAAATTATATCTTTTGGATACTGACTTGAAACAGAACGATCCAGAAGATAGAGAAATTACTTCCACTTTATATGGTGGAGATCTTGAAATGAGAATAAAACAAGAAATATTAATAGGAATCGGTGGAGTAAGAGCCATTAGAAAATTAGGATACTCTCCATCTGTATGGCATATGAACGAAGGTCATGCAGCCTTTTTAGGATTAGAAAAAATTAGAGAATTAGTTCAAGAACAGAGCTTAACCTTCAAAGAAGCTATAGAATCAGTAAAAGCTGGAAGCGTTTTTACTACTCATACTCCAGTTCCAGCTGGTAATGATGTATTTCCTATTTCATTAATAGATAAGTATTTCGGCGATTTTTGGCCTGAATTAAAAGCTGCAAGACAAGAGTTTATAGAACTTGGTTTAGAAAAACGAGAAAATGGAGAAGAATTATTCTCAATGACTATTTTGGCCCTGAAACTTTCCGGACGAGCAAATGGGGTTTCAAAACTTCATGGAATTGTCTCAAGGAAATTGTGGAATCATGTTTGGCCAGGCATAGAATGGTTGGAAGTTCCTATAAATTATGTTACCAATGGTGTCCATATTAATACATGGTTGAATCCATTATTACAAGACTTTTTGAAGAAATACTTAGGAGAAAACTGGATGTCTTATATAGACGATCCAGAACTGTGGAATAAAATAAGTGAAATCCCCGATAATGAGTTATGGAACATGCATCTAAAACTAAAAAAGCAATTAATAGATTTTATTCATCGTTCCATAAAAGAACAAAGAATGAGACACGGTGAAACTGTAGAGCAACTGCAAGAAGTAGAAAACATTGGAGATGAAAAGGCTCTTACCATTGGATTTGCTAGAAGATTCGCAACTTATAAAAGAGCTGATTTAATATTCAAGGACGTTGAACGTCTCAAAAAAATATTGAACGATCCTAATAAACCGGTACAAATTATTTTTGCGGGAAAAGCTCATCCGGCTGATAAGTCTGGTCAAGAAATAATCAAAAAAATATATGAATATTCAAGGAAACCCGAATTTCACAATAAAATTATTATCTTAGAGAATTACGATATAGAAATGGCAAGATATTTAGTAAGTGGAGTAGATATATGGTTAAATAATCCAAGAAGACCACACGAAGCTTCTGGAACTTCTGGACAAAAGTCTGGAATGAACGGAGCTATAAATTTTTCTGTTTTAGATGGATGGTGGGTTGAAGGATACAATGCAAAGAACGGTTGGGCTATTGGAGATAATAGAGATTATGAAGATCACGAACTTCAAGACAGAATAGATAGCGTTTCTATTTACAACCAACTTGAAAAACAAATCATACCCTTGTATTACAAAAAAGACCATGTAGATTTTTCAAAAGAATGGGTAGAAAAAATGAAAGAATCCATAAAAAGTGTAACATCATTTTTTAATACATCGAGGATGCTAAAAGAATATACTCAAAAATTTTATATGCCAGCTCTTGAGCAATATAAAAAATTTTCTTCTGAAAATTTCAAAATAGCTAAAGAATTTGCGCGTTGGGTTAAGTTGTTAAAAGAAAATTGGAATTCTATAAAAATACATGTAATATATGGAAATGATTTATCAGGGATTCTTAACGCCGAAGAAGAAATAAGTATGAGAGCCGAAATATATCTTCCAGGTATAGGTCCTGATTCAATATTACCCGAAATAGTAGTAGCTAAACTTGATAATGGAAAAACTGTTGAAATAAAAACCTACGATATGAAGCTTGAAAAGGAAATTCAAAAAGATACTTATTTATACACAGGTAAATTTATTATTGAAGATAGAGGAGAATATGGAATAAATGTAAGAGTATCTCCAAATCATCCATTTATGCCACACAAAAATTACTTAATGGGAATGGTAAAATATCCTGAGTAA